One genomic window of Micromonospora sp. WMMD1128 includes the following:
- a CDS encoding ABC transporter ATP-binding protein: MTLLRVDNISKSFKGLRAVDEVSFEVAEGSILGVIGPNGAGKTTIFNLIAGALRPDSGRVHLAGREITGHSPHQVTAAGMTRTFQLMRPFHSMTVLENVAVAVLAGGAAKRTARTAAAELIERVGLGRWRDAPTEGLPTAALKRLELARALASRPRVLLLDEVLAGLVPAERAPVMELLEQLRTADGVTLVFVEHIMAAVMRLSDSVLVLDLGRVLTTGAPEEVTRDPRVIEAYLGEDPHAHA; this comes from the coding sequence ATGACGCTGCTGCGGGTCGACAACATCTCCAAGTCGTTCAAGGGCCTGCGCGCGGTCGACGAGGTGAGCTTCGAGGTCGCCGAGGGCAGCATCCTCGGCGTCATCGGGCCCAACGGCGCCGGCAAGACCACCATCTTCAACCTCATCGCGGGCGCGTTGCGGCCGGACTCCGGCCGGGTGCACCTGGCCGGTCGGGAGATCACCGGGCACTCGCCGCACCAGGTGACCGCCGCCGGCATGACCCGCACGTTCCAGCTGATGCGTCCGTTCCACTCGATGACCGTGCTGGAGAACGTCGCCGTCGCGGTGCTGGCCGGCGGCGCCGCCAAGCGGACCGCCCGGACCGCCGCCGCCGAGCTGATCGAGCGGGTCGGCCTCGGCCGGTGGCGCGACGCACCCACCGAGGGCCTGCCCACCGCCGCGCTCAAACGGTTGGAACTCGCCCGGGCGTTGGCCAGCAGGCCCCGCGTGCTGCTGCTGGACGAGGTGCTGGCCGGGCTGGTGCCGGCGGAGCGGGCGCCGGTGATGGAGCTGCTGGAACAGCTGCGCACCGCCGACGGCGTGACGCTCGTCTTCGTCGAGCACATCATGGCCGCCGTCATGCGGTTGTCGGACTCGGTGCTCGTGCTCGACCTGGGCCGGGTGCTCACCACCGGCGCGCCGGAGGAGGTGACCCGCGACCCGCGGGTCATCGAGGCATACCTCGGGGAGGACCCGCATGCTCACGCTTGA
- a CDS encoding branched-chain amino acid ABC transporter permease has product MTSPADQGHVAAGGGDVATLEPDEVRAPAGHAVQWRRYALVGALVVLAVALAYVRSGSGVVVVQAVATGVLIGGVYGLIAMGLTLIFGVLDIVNFAHGSFLALALFLTFGLTQAGLHPYLALAASVPAMFLLGVLVQRGILAGAMGKPLENQLLITLGISLIVENALLLFFGANPRSVSLPGDRGVQIFGAVANLSRILAFVGALLLAGLLYLLLQRTRLGTAIRAVAANDTGAQLVGIDTRVIYAVTFALGTACAGAAGTLVAPLVTIEPTTGALFNIVAFVVVVLGGMGNVVGALVGGLVIGLAEQLGGIYLPGQSPLLSVFIVFVLVLFLRPQGLFGRSA; this is encoded by the coding sequence GTGACGTCGCCAGCCGACCAGGGCCACGTCGCCGCCGGCGGCGGCGACGTGGCGACCCTGGAGCCCGACGAGGTACGCGCGCCCGCCGGCCATGCCGTGCAGTGGCGACGGTACGCGCTGGTCGGCGCGCTCGTCGTGCTCGCGGTCGCGCTCGCCTACGTCCGCTCCGGCAGCGGGGTGGTCGTCGTCCAGGCGGTGGCCACCGGCGTTCTGATCGGCGGCGTCTACGGCCTGATCGCGATGGGCCTCACCCTGATCTTCGGCGTCCTCGACATCGTCAACTTCGCGCACGGCAGCTTCCTGGCGCTGGCCCTGTTCCTCACCTTCGGGCTCACCCAGGCCGGGCTGCATCCCTATCTCGCGCTCGCGGCCAGCGTGCCGGCGATGTTCCTGCTCGGTGTGCTGGTGCAGCGCGGCATCCTGGCCGGCGCGATGGGCAAGCCGCTGGAGAACCAGTTGCTGATCACGCTCGGCATCTCGCTGATCGTGGAGAACGCGCTGCTGCTGTTCTTCGGCGCCAACCCGCGCTCGGTGTCGCTTCCCGGCGACCGCGGCGTGCAGATCTTCGGGGCGGTGGCCAACCTGTCCCGGATCCTCGCCTTCGTCGGCGCGCTGCTCCTGGCCGGCCTGCTCTACCTGCTGCTGCAACGCACCCGGCTGGGCACGGCGATCCGCGCGGTGGCCGCCAACGACACCGGCGCGCAGCTCGTCGGCATCGACACCCGGGTGATCTACGCGGTGACCTTCGCGCTTGGCACCGCCTGCGCGGGCGCCGCCGGCACGCTCGTCGCGCCGCTCGTCACCATCGAGCCCACCACCGGCGCGCTGTTCAACATCGTGGCCTTCGTGGTGGTCGTGCTCGGCGGCATGGGCAACGTGGTCGGCGCGCTCGTCGGCGGCCTGGTCATCGGGCTGGCCGAGCAGCTCGGCGGCATCTACCTGCCCGGCCAGTCGCCGTTGCTGTCGGTGTTCATCGTCTTCGTGCTGGTGCTCTTCCTGCGTCCGCAGGGACTCTTCGGGAGGTCGGCATGA
- a CDS encoding MmgE/PrpD family protein — MTSTVAAVARLGAWTAGLRWADVPDAARDQLGLVLLDSLGVTAVGARQAEQRALAAAWRPGPGPAPLVGGGATTTVEAAAWLNATAMARLELDEGHKYAKGHPAAHGLPAVLALAADLGAPGPETMTALLAAYEVAARFGRATNLRSGLHPHGSWGVAGAAAGCARLLGLSGEGVAAAIDAGAGLPVAGHFASALDGNPVRDAWLGASNLSGLAAARMAAAGVARNTGTPAVSLGDVLGRFDPAPLTDGLGTRWDVRLGYFKRHAACSFTHPAADAALLLRADGLALDTVEEILVETHSLAGGLARTTWDSRLAALFSTPFVVAAALVHGAVDPAVSAEGRRDDPRVRELAGRVVLRVAPDLDARLPDERAARVTVRRVGAPPRVIEVPNPVGDAAHHPMAEGDVLALLGRLLDADTVGIVREVAAGLAGSADVGPDLRRLAEI, encoded by the coding sequence GTGACGTCCACCGTGGCGGCCGTGGCCCGGCTCGGCGCCTGGACCGCCGGGCTGCGCTGGGCCGACGTCCCGGACGCCGCCCGCGACCAGCTCGGGCTGGTGCTGCTCGACTCGCTCGGCGTGACGGCGGTCGGCGCCCGGCAGGCCGAGCAGCGGGCGCTGGCCGCGGCGTGGCGGCCCGGCCCCGGGCCGGCGCCGCTCGTGGGCGGCGGCGCGACCACCACCGTGGAGGCCGCCGCCTGGCTCAACGCGACGGCGATGGCCCGGCTCGAACTCGACGAGGGACACAAGTACGCCAAGGGCCATCCGGCGGCGCACGGGCTGCCCGCGGTGCTCGCGCTCGCCGCCGACCTCGGCGCCCCCGGTCCGGAGACGATGACGGCGCTGCTCGCGGCCTACGAGGTGGCGGCCCGGTTCGGCCGGGCCACCAACCTGCGGTCCGGGCTGCATCCGCACGGCAGTTGGGGCGTCGCGGGCGCGGCGGCCGGCTGCGCGCGACTGCTCGGTCTGTCGGGCGAGGGCGTCGCCGCGGCGATCGACGCGGGCGCCGGCCTGCCGGTGGCCGGTCACTTCGCCAGCGCGCTCGACGGCAACCCGGTCCGGGACGCCTGGCTGGGCGCGTCCAACCTGTCCGGGCTGGCGGCGGCGCGGATGGCCGCCGCCGGTGTCGCCCGCAACACCGGCACGCCCGCGGTGTCGCTCGGTGACGTGCTCGGCCGGTTCGACCCGGCGCCGCTCACCGACGGGCTCGGCACGCGCTGGGACGTGCGGCTCGGCTATTTCAAACGGCACGCGGCGTGCTCGTTCACCCACCCGGCCGCCGACGCGGCCCTGCTGCTGCGCGCCGACGGGCTGGCCCTCGACACCGTCGAGGAGATCCTGGTCGAAACGCATTCGCTGGCCGGCGGACTGGCCCGGACGACCTGGGACAGCCGGCTGGCCGCGCTCTTCTCGACGCCGTTCGTGGTGGCCGCCGCGCTTGTGCACGGCGCCGTCGACCCGGCGGTCTCCGCCGAGGGCCGGCGCGACGACCCGCGGGTACGCGAGCTGGCCGGCAGGGTGGTGCTCCGGGTGGCCCCCGACCTCGACGCGCGGCTGCCCGACGAGCGGGCGGCCCGGGTGACCGTGCGCCGCGTCGGCGCGCCGCCCCGGGTGATCGAGGTGCCCAACCCGGTCGGCGACGCGGCCCACCACCCGATGGCCGAGGGTGACGTGCTCGCGTTGCTCGGCCGCCTGCTCGACGCCGACACCGTCGGGATCGTGCGCGAGGTCGCCGCCGGCCTGGCCGGCAGCGCCGACGTCGGGCCCGACCTGCGCCGGCTCGCCGAGATCTAG
- a CDS encoding branched-chain amino acid ABC transporter permease yields MTTTTAPPAPEAATGKPLPRLPWNRHLLAIAVVAVLLVPLPLVLPPAQASVAVRVLIFALMSIGWNMMSGFGGLFSFGHAAYFGIGAYAGAWLLVERQVSPWIGMLVGMVLAAAFATLIGFLALRYKLRGAYFALATFAFAEMLRLWATNSDFVNRAVGYHVPLRPDASWWWLQFEPSSPNYFWVALALTVAALVVSVLYVRSRAGQFTKAARDDEDAAAAVGIPVMRYKLTTMALSAAITAVAGTFYVQYFLFIDPDLAFGSSVSIQAILPAVIGGVATIWGPVIGSVVMGPLNDVTATLLRNPPPGLEFLQGRSGLDVIVYGALLIIIVLVLPKGIYGTIRQRWSRR; encoded by the coding sequence ATGACGACCACCACCGCCCCGCCGGCGCCGGAGGCCGCGACCGGCAAGCCGCTGCCCCGCCTGCCGTGGAACCGGCACCTGCTCGCCATCGCGGTGGTCGCCGTGCTGCTGGTGCCGTTGCCGCTGGTCCTGCCGCCGGCGCAGGCGTCGGTCGCGGTGCGGGTGCTCATCTTCGCGCTGATGAGCATCGGCTGGAACATGATGAGCGGCTTCGGCGGCCTGTTCAGCTTCGGGCACGCGGCCTACTTCGGCATCGGCGCGTACGCCGGCGCCTGGCTCCTGGTCGAGCGCCAGGTGTCGCCGTGGATCGGGATGCTCGTCGGCATGGTGCTCGCCGCCGCGTTCGCCACCCTGATCGGCTTCCTCGCGCTGCGTTACAAGCTGCGCGGCGCCTACTTCGCGCTTGCCACCTTCGCGTTCGCCGAGATGCTCCGGCTCTGGGCGACGAACAGCGACTTCGTCAACCGGGCGGTCGGCTACCACGTGCCGCTGCGCCCCGACGCCTCGTGGTGGTGGCTCCAGTTCGAGCCCAGCTCGCCGAACTACTTCTGGGTCGCGCTCGCGCTCACCGTCGCCGCGCTCGTGGTCAGCGTGCTGTACGTCCGCTCCCGGGCCGGGCAGTTCACCAAGGCGGCCCGCGACGACGAGGACGCCGCCGCCGCGGTCGGCATCCCGGTGATGCGCTACAAGCTGACGACCATGGCGCTCTCGGCCGCGATCACCGCGGTCGCCGGGACCTTCTACGTGCAGTACTTCCTGTTCATCGACCCCGACCTGGCGTTCGGGTCGAGCGTGTCGATCCAGGCGATCCTGCCCGCGGTGATCGGCGGCGTGGCGACCATCTGGGGCCCGGTGATCGGCTCGGTGGTGATGGGTCCGCTGAACGACGTGACGGCGACGTTGCTGCGCAACCCGCCGCCCGGGCTGGAGTTCCTCCAGGGCCGCAGCGGGCTCGACGTGATCGTCTACGGGGCCCTGCTGATCATCATCGTGCTGGTCCTGCCGAAGGGCATCTACGGAACGATCCGGCAAAGGTGGTCCCGACGATGA
- a CDS encoding CoA ester lyase has protein sequence MTPRSWLYVPGHRADRVAKALAAGADAVVVDLEDAVPPAAKTTARETALRVAAQGGHDRQVWVRVNDPAGPWGEADIDALAGLDLSGLRVPRCEDPDVIRQAATRAGLPLQLLLESAAGLARATELATAHPLVAGLGLGEADLSADLRVTGDDGLAWARGWVVVAARAAGLPSPVQSVYTDVADLDGLRASTERARAAGFVGRSVVHPRQIPVVHEVFTPTAGEVTAARAVVSAAARAEEAGEVAVLDADGRFVDPAVVRRARLVLDLIEPSEPPPGGTS, from the coding sequence GTGACGCCGCGATCCTGGCTCTATGTGCCCGGCCACCGCGCCGACCGGGTGGCGAAGGCACTCGCCGCCGGCGCCGACGCGGTGGTCGTCGACCTGGAGGACGCGGTGCCGCCGGCGGCGAAGACGACGGCCCGGGAAACCGCGCTGCGGGTGGCCGCCCAGGGCGGCCACGACCGGCAGGTGTGGGTACGCGTGAACGACCCGGCCGGCCCCTGGGGCGAGGCCGACATCGACGCGCTGGCCGGACTCGACCTGTCCGGCCTGCGGGTGCCGCGCTGCGAGGACCCGGACGTGATCCGCCAGGCCGCCACCCGAGCGGGGCTGCCGCTGCAACTCCTCCTGGAGAGCGCCGCCGGACTGGCCCGGGCCACCGAGCTGGCCACCGCGCACCCCCTGGTCGCGGGGCTCGGGCTGGGCGAGGCCGATCTCTCGGCCGACCTGCGGGTGACCGGCGACGACGGGTTGGCCTGGGCACGCGGCTGGGTGGTGGTCGCGGCCCGGGCCGCCGGGCTCCCCTCCCCGGTGCAGAGCGTCTACACCGACGTCGCCGACCTCGACGGCCTGCGCGCCAGCACCGAACGGGCCCGGGCCGCCGGCTTCGTCGGTCGCTCGGTCGTCCATCCCCGACAGATCCCGGTCGTGCACGAGGTCTTCACCCCGACCGCCGGCGAGGTGACGGCCGCGCGGGCAGTCGTCTCCGCCGCCGCGCGCGCCGAGGAAGCCGGCGAGGTGGCCGTGCTCGACGCCGACGGCCGGTTCGTCGACCCCGCGGTGGTCCGCCGGGCCCGGCTCGTCCTCGACCTGATCGAACCGTCCGAACCGCCTCCAGGAG
- a CDS encoding ABC transporter ATP-binding protein, giving the protein MLTLEGLSAGYHGLQILHQLDLRVAEGEIVAIVGANGAGKTTTLKAISGLIRPTAGTITFDGRRADGVRPSELVGRGLLHVAEGRALFGPLSVEENLRMGGWTRGRKPLDEPLREVYDLFPILAERRAQAAETLSGGQQQMLAIGRALMAGPRLLLLDEPSTGLSPKLTWTVLDAIRAIRDRGVSVLLVEQNAAHALNLADRAYVLESGSLVLDGPGPELARDDRVRAAYLGL; this is encoded by the coding sequence ATGCTCACGCTTGAGGGGCTCAGCGCCGGCTACCACGGCCTGCAGATCCTGCACCAACTCGACCTGCGGGTCGCCGAGGGCGAGATCGTGGCGATCGTCGGCGCCAACGGCGCCGGCAAGACCACCACGCTCAAGGCGATCTCCGGGCTGATCAGGCCGACCGCGGGCACGATCACCTTCGACGGCCGGCGGGCCGACGGCGTACGCCCGAGCGAACTGGTCGGCCGCGGCCTGCTGCACGTGGCGGAGGGGCGGGCGCTGTTCGGGCCGCTCAGCGTCGAGGAGAACCTGCGGATGGGCGGCTGGACCCGGGGGCGCAAGCCGCTCGACGAGCCGCTGCGCGAGGTCTACGACCTGTTCCCGATCCTCGCCGAGCGGCGCGCCCAGGCCGCCGAGACGCTCAGCGGCGGGCAGCAGCAGATGCTCGCCATCGGCCGGGCGTTGATGGCCGGGCCGCGGCTGCTGCTGCTCGACGAGCCGTCCACCGGCCTGTCGCCGAAGCTGACCTGGACCGTGCTCGACGCGATCCGGGCGATCCGCGACCGGGGCGTCTCGGTGCTGCTGGTCGAGCAGAACGCCGCGCACGCGCTCAACCTGGCCGACCGGGCGTACGTGCTGGAGAGCGGCAGCCTGGTCCTCGACGGCCCGGGGCCGGAGCTGGCCCGCGACGACCGGGTCCGCGCCGCGTACCTGGGGCTCTGA
- a CDS encoding FAD-binding protein encodes MTGPDLVVAGAGGGLVAALRAAQLGLDVLVVEASEHFRRGNNTSMSTAMIPGAGSRWQRAAGIDDSAERFAADVAGKTKGQGDQRLARALGAVSAELVEWLTDHVGLELSLVTDFHYPGHSVDRCHTVEGRHGTVLLDHLVQRVSRADIDLLVPARLVDVLVDDDGVSAAVVERPDGTREEIPTRAVLLATNGYGADRALVAEHLPEIARAVYHGSETSRGDALRIGAALGAQSAFLDAYQGHAALSASAATLVGWATVMHGGFLLDATGRRFGDETTGYSEYAAALAARPDAAGWLVLDRRIHDACLAFTDFRQSVESGALREAADAAALASVTGLPAEAVDAELAETAAVARGERADRFGRAFFAAPLEPPYLVARVVPALFHTQGGLVVDEHARVLRADGGPIPGLYASGGAAAGISGHGAAGYLAGNGLLPALGLAYLAANHVAATGQSRTTQARTTEGSA; translated from the coding sequence ATGACCGGGCCCGACCTCGTGGTGGCCGGCGCCGGCGGCGGCCTGGTGGCCGCCCTGCGCGCCGCGCAGCTCGGCCTCGACGTGCTGGTGGTGGAGGCCAGCGAGCACTTCCGCCGGGGCAACAACACCTCGATGTCGACCGCGATGATCCCGGGCGCCGGCTCGCGGTGGCAGCGGGCGGCCGGGATCGACGACTCGGCCGAGCGGTTCGCCGCGGACGTCGCAGGCAAGACCAAGGGCCAGGGCGACCAGCGGCTCGCCCGCGCGCTCGGCGCGGTGAGCGCGGAGCTGGTCGAGTGGCTGACCGACCACGTCGGGCTGGAGCTGTCCCTGGTCACCGACTTCCACTACCCGGGCCACTCGGTCGACCGCTGCCACACCGTCGAGGGCCGGCACGGCACCGTCCTGCTCGACCACCTGGTCCAGCGGGTGAGCCGGGCCGACATCGACCTGCTGGTGCCGGCCCGCCTGGTCGACGTGCTGGTGGACGACGACGGGGTGTCCGCCGCCGTGGTCGAGCGGCCGGACGGCACCCGGGAGGAGATCCCGACCCGGGCGGTGCTGCTGGCCACCAACGGCTACGGCGCGGACCGGGCGCTCGTCGCCGAGCACCTGCCGGAGATCGCCCGGGCGGTCTACCACGGCAGCGAGACGTCCCGCGGCGACGCGCTGCGGATCGGGGCCGCGCTCGGCGCGCAGAGCGCCTTCCTCGACGCCTACCAGGGGCACGCCGCGCTCTCGGCGAGCGCCGCGACGCTGGTCGGCTGGGCGACCGTGATGCACGGCGGCTTCCTGCTGGACGCCACCGGCCGGCGGTTCGGGGACGAGACCACCGGCTACTCCGAGTACGCCGCCGCGCTCGCGGCCCGCCCGGACGCGGCCGGCTGGCTGGTGCTCGACCGTCGGATCCACGACGCCTGCCTGGCGTTCACCGACTTCCGGCAGAGCGTGGAGTCCGGCGCGCTGCGGGAGGCCGCCGACGCCGCCGCCCTGGCGTCGGTGACCGGGCTGCCGGCCGAGGCGGTGGACGCGGAACTCGCCGAGACCGCCGCGGTGGCCCGGGGCGAGCGCGCCGACCGGTTCGGCCGCGCCTTCTTCGCGGCCCCGCTGGAGCCGCCGTACCTCGTCGCCCGGGTGGTGCCGGCGCTCTTCCACACCCAGGGCGGCCTGGTGGTCGACGAGCACGCCCGGGTGCTGCGCGCGGACGGCGGGCCGATCCCCGGGCTGTACGCCTCGGGCGGCGCCGCGGCCGGCATCTCCGGTCACGGCGCGGCCGGTTACCTCGCCGGCAACGGCCTGCTGCCCGCGCTCGGCCTCGCCTACCTCGCGGCGAACCACGTCGCGGCCACCGGGCAGTCCCGCACCACGCAAGCCCGAACCACGGAAGGAAGCGCATGA
- a CDS encoding IclR family transcriptional regulator, whose protein sequence is MAESQGTETASRVADVLLLFTDGPDFLGVTAIARSLDLSKAVVHRILQTLVERRLLVSDPASRGYQLGPAAAALGARALRESQLRTVAMPVLRELQLTTGETTTVSARVHGGRVYLDQVESTREIKMTVEVGRRFPLHAGSSSTCILAFLPDTEREAALAAGLPPLTARTVTDRDLLRTRLGEIRETGIAHSDGERQEGAGSVAAPVFGIDGAVVGALSVCGPAHRVDATARERYGPLVREAADRISRALGWSGGLPK, encoded by the coding sequence GTGGCAGAGAGTCAGGGCACCGAGACGGCGAGCCGCGTGGCCGACGTCCTCCTCCTGTTCACCGACGGGCCGGACTTCCTCGGGGTCACCGCGATCGCCCGCAGCCTCGACCTGTCCAAGGCGGTCGTGCACCGGATCCTGCAGACCCTCGTCGAGCGCCGGCTGCTGGTGAGCGATCCCGCGAGCCGCGGCTACCAGCTCGGCCCGGCAGCCGCCGCCCTCGGCGCCCGCGCGCTGCGCGAGTCCCAACTGCGCACCGTCGCGATGCCCGTCCTGCGCGAGCTGCAACTGACCACCGGCGAGACGACGACCGTGTCCGCCCGGGTGCACGGCGGCCGGGTCTATCTCGACCAGGTCGAGTCCACCCGGGAAATCAAGATGACGGTCGAGGTGGGCCGCCGTTTCCCGCTGCACGCCGGCAGCTCCAGCACCTGCATCCTGGCCTTCCTGCCCGACACCGAGCGGGAGGCGGCGCTCGCCGCCGGGCTGCCGCCGCTGACCGCCCGCACCGTGACCGACCGCGACCTGCTCCGCACCCGGCTCGGCGAGATCCGCGAGACCGGGATCGCCCACTCCGACGGCGAGCGGCAGGAGGGCGCCGGTTCGGTCGCGGCGCCGGTCTTCGGCATCGACGGCGCGGTCGTCGGCGCCCTCTCGGTCTGCGGCCCGGCGCACCGGGTCGACGCGACCGCCCGGGAACGCTACGGCCCGCTGGTACGGGAGGCCGCCGACCGCATCTCCCGGGCGCTGGGCTGGTCCGGCGGGCTGCCCAAGTGA
- a CDS encoding ABC transporter substrate-binding protein, which produces MRKTWTLSLALTLPLALAACGGSGPAGTSNGGGAQSGGTIKIGSLHPLSGASAADGQQMDNGAKLAVEAINDAGGIKSQGGKKLELVSADTQGKPEVGQSEAQRLISDGAVGLVGTYQSAVTANVSTVAERNKVPLVIDVSSADSILAQGYKYTFRVQPSSTVLGTAGAQFLDQVAKAAGQPVKTVAVLHEQGPFGTAVRDAFKAEAEKAGIKVGPAIGYDAANVSDLTTQVTQVKASGADVLMVAGYYRDGVLAAKAVATVKPPALNAVYGVANGAFDLPQFPKEAGAAAEGFFDANYHADMTNPDMQALAKLYQERYNDEIRTGAVLAYDSVRVIADALERAGGAEPAKVRDAIAEGSVPTLIAGNGPITFGPTGENENATPILMQVQGGVVKQVFPADKAEAKPVYPALKNQ; this is translated from the coding sequence ATGAGGAAGACCTGGACCCTGAGCCTCGCCCTGACCCTGCCGCTGGCCCTCGCCGCGTGCGGCGGGTCGGGACCCGCCGGCACGAGCAACGGTGGCGGTGCGCAGTCGGGCGGCACGATAAAGATCGGTTCCCTGCACCCGCTCAGCGGCGCGTCCGCGGCCGACGGGCAGCAGATGGACAACGGCGCCAAGCTGGCCGTGGAGGCCATCAACGACGCCGGCGGCATCAAGTCGCAGGGCGGCAAGAAGCTGGAACTGGTGAGTGCCGACACCCAGGGCAAGCCGGAGGTCGGCCAGAGCGAGGCGCAGCGCCTCATCTCCGACGGCGCGGTCGGCCTGGTCGGCACCTACCAGAGCGCGGTCACCGCGAACGTGTCCACGGTGGCCGAACGCAACAAGGTGCCGCTGGTGATCGACGTGTCGAGTGCGGACTCGATCCTGGCCCAGGGCTACAAGTACACGTTCCGGGTGCAGCCCAGCTCCACCGTGCTCGGCACCGCCGGAGCGCAGTTCCTCGACCAGGTGGCCAAGGCGGCCGGCCAGCCGGTCAAGACCGTGGCCGTGCTGCACGAGCAGGGCCCGTTCGGCACCGCCGTCCGGGACGCGTTCAAGGCCGAGGCGGAGAAGGCCGGCATCAAGGTCGGCCCGGCGATCGGCTACGACGCCGCGAACGTCTCCGACCTGACCACACAGGTCACCCAGGTCAAGGCCAGCGGCGCCGACGTGCTGATGGTGGCCGGCTACTACCGCGACGGCGTACTGGCGGCCAAGGCCGTCGCCACCGTGAAGCCGCCGGCCCTCAACGCGGTCTACGGCGTCGCCAACGGCGCGTTCGACCTCCCGCAGTTCCCCAAGGAGGCGGGCGCCGCGGCCGAGGGTTTCTTCGACGCGAACTACCACGCCGACATGACCAACCCCGACATGCAGGCGCTGGCCAAGCTCTACCAGGAGCGCTACAACGATGAGATCCGCACCGGCGCGGTGCTCGCGTACGACTCGGTCCGGGTGATCGCCGACGCGCTGGAACGGGCCGGCGGCGCCGAGCCGGCCAAGGTGCGCGACGCGATCGCCGAGGGTTCGGTGCCGACGCTCATCGCCGGCAACGGCCCGATCACGTTCGGCCCGACCGGGGAGAACGAGAACGCCACGCCGATCCTCATGCAGGTCCAGGGTGGCGTGGTCAAGCAGGTGTTCCCGGCCGACAAGGCGGAGGCCAAGCCCGTCTACCCCGCCCTCAAGAACCAGTGA
- a CDS encoding aspartate/glutamate racemase family protein yields MRIYAVTPIHVDAEELARRQARYAALAPPGVEVVLHDLGPDAPRALDTDAQVRRSEELVVAALRGAPAGFDALLPDCVLDPGVADLAGTLPVPVLGLLRLSLGWAVLTGRRCAAVARNRAIADEMVARARVYGWSADLLGVEVLDLDVHAIADTARWADALGGVVATMAADGARTVINGCSAVDVPAGVTLPARVVDPTALALRLIAAGEVTPS; encoded by the coding sequence GTGCGGATCTACGCCGTGACCCCGATCCACGTCGACGCCGAGGAACTGGCCCGCCGGCAGGCGCGCTACGCCGCGCTCGCGCCGCCCGGCGTCGAGGTCGTGCTGCACGACCTCGGGCCGGACGCGCCGCGCGCCCTGGACACCGACGCGCAGGTACGCCGGAGTGAGGAACTCGTCGTCGCCGCGCTGCGCGGCGCGCCGGCCGGATTCGACGCGCTGCTGCCGGACTGCGTCCTCGACCCGGGTGTCGCGGACCTCGCCGGCACCCTGCCGGTGCCGGTCCTCGGGTTGCTCCGGCTCAGCCTCGGGTGGGCGGTGCTGACCGGCCGCCGGTGCGCGGCGGTGGCCCGCAACCGGGCGATCGCCGACGAGATGGTGGCCCGGGCCCGGGTCTACGGCTGGTCGGCCGACCTGCTCGGGGTCGAGGTGCTGGACCTGGACGTGCACGCGATCGCCGACACCGCCCGCTGGGCGGACGCGCTGGGCGGGGTCGTCGCGACGATGGCCGCGGACGGCGCGCGTACCGTGATCAACGGCTGCTCGGCGGTGGACGTGCCGGCCGGCGTCACCCTGCCGGCCCGGGTGGTGGATCCGACCGCGCTGGCGCTGCGGCTGATCGCCGCGGGGGAGGTGACTCCCTCATGA